One Sporocytophaga myxococcoides DNA segment encodes these proteins:
- a CDS encoding tetratricopeptide repeat protein has translation MNVKKLYISLTTLVAFLFFATSNFLYAQVSPEIKIANEYYNNQEYSKALSEYEKIGKRVENLPLIYSNYYNSLIQEKNITEGEKLIKKMIKSSPNESFYKADLYLHLQKFSSQDKAQKEFSNLSEAVRDNQSLTEKIADYLVKSGNVDKAAELYINSRKALNNRNLYSFKLAELYKIQNNNALMIEEMLNYLKNDPNELENVKNQFQNILTEKEDFDLLETTLYDKIQKDPNDAAFNEMLLWMNIQQKNFTKAFMQSKALDKRYKMQGMKLIEVGRIAMENKDYEAASKFFQYVVDEYKNGVHYGQAKRMLINSREELVKNTFPVNESQIRLLIADYINLIKELGKSPYTTEAMKNMALLEAFYLDKKDTAIIILNDALNYSRNDSRLTAKIKIDLGDIYLLKEEPWEATLLYSQAEKAMKEDPIGHEAKLKNAKLNYYKGEFELAQEHLDILKMATSREISNDAMNLSLLIQDNTILDTDTTNEAMKQYAKIDFLLFRNKNLEAIEMAEEILRKYPKHSLADEVLLLQAKIYRKLGDFDKSLLALEKINTSFSTDILGDDALFLTGVIYEENKKDNQKAMQIYQDFMIKYPGSIFNVEARKRFRKLRGDKI, from the coding sequence ATGAATGTGAAGAAGCTTTATATTTCCTTAACCACACTTGTTGCATTTTTGTTTTTTGCGACTTCTAACTTTTTATATGCTCAAGTTTCTCCTGAAATAAAAATTGCCAATGAATACTACAACAATCAGGAATACAGTAAAGCTCTTTCTGAATACGAAAAAATTGGCAAAAGGGTTGAGAACCTTCCGCTAATTTATTCTAATTACTATAATTCATTGATCCAGGAAAAAAATATCACTGAGGGTGAGAAGCTCATCAAAAAGATGATTAAGAGCAGTCCTAACGAATCTTTTTATAAAGCTGACCTCTATCTTCATTTGCAAAAGTTCTCTTCACAGGACAAAGCTCAGAAGGAATTTTCAAACCTTTCAGAAGCTGTTCGGGATAATCAATCTTTAACAGAAAAAATTGCGGATTATCTTGTAAAATCCGGAAATGTGGATAAAGCTGCGGAATTGTATATAAACTCAAGAAAAGCACTAAATAACAGAAATTTATACAGTTTTAAACTTGCTGAGCTTTATAAAATTCAGAATAATAATGCATTAATGATTGAAGAAATGCTGAATTACCTGAAGAATGATCCCAATGAATTAGAAAATGTGAAAAACCAGTTTCAGAATATTCTGACCGAAAAAGAAGATTTTGATTTATTGGAAACCACATTGTATGATAAAATCCAAAAAGACCCGAATGATGCTGCTTTTAACGAAATGCTACTCTGGATGAATATTCAGCAGAAGAATTTTACAAAAGCCTTTATGCAATCAAAGGCCTTGGATAAAAGATACAAAATGCAGGGTATGAAATTGATAGAGGTGGGTAGAATTGCAATGGAAAATAAAGACTATGAAGCAGCCTCAAAATTTTTCCAATATGTTGTAGATGAATACAAAAATGGGGTACACTATGGTCAGGCAAAAAGAATGTTGATTAATTCCAGGGAAGAACTGGTTAAAAATACATTTCCTGTCAATGAAAGTCAGATCAGATTGTTAATTGCTGATTACATAAATCTTATTAAAGAGCTGGGAAAATCCCCGTACACTACAGAGGCAATGAAAAACATGGCTCTGCTGGAAGCATTTTACCTGGATAAAAAAGATACAGCCATTATAATATTAAATGATGCTTTAAATTATTCCAGAAATGATAGTCGTTTAACAGCAAAAATCAAGATTGATCTAGGTGACATTTACCTGTTAAAAGAAGAACCTTGGGAAGCTACATTATTGTATTCCCAAGCGGAAAAAGCAATGAAGGAGGATCCGATTGGCCATGAGGCAAAGCTAAAAAATGCAAAATTAAATTATTATAAAGGAGAATTCGAGCTGGCGCAGGAACATCTTGATATCCTTAAGATGGCTACTTCGAGAGAGATTTCAAATGATGCAATGAATCTAAGTCTTCTAATTCAGGATAACACTATTTTGGATACAGATACGACAAATGAAGCGATGAAGCAATATGCCAAAATAGATTTTCTTCTTTTCAGAAATAAAAATCTTGAAGCTATTGAAATGGCAGAGGAGATTTTAAGAAAATATCCGAAACATTCCCTGGCTGATGAAGTGCTTTTACTGCAAGCAAAGATCTACAGAAAATTAGGTGATTTTGATAAAAGCCTTCTTGCACTCGAGAAAATTAATACTTCTTTTTCTACTGATATTCTTGGTGATGATGCGCTCTTTCTGACTGGAGTCATTTATGAGGAAAATAAAAAAGATAACCAGAAGGCGATGCAGATTTATCAGGATTTTATGATTAAATATCCAGGAAGTATCTTTAATGTAGAGGCTAGAAAACGATTTAGAAAGCTAAGGGGCGATAAAATTTAA
- a CDS encoding AMP-dependent synthetase/ligase — MEFKRLFDLLEYQVKNFPKDDALACKINGTWKKFSSLDYATIADKLSTGLLKLGIKKDDKVAIVSPNRPEWNFVDIALQQIGAVGVPVYPTNTVENYNFIFRDADVKLIFVADQELHEKSKEAAVGITSVRDIYCFDSIDGVKNWSEIKTLGEEINAIELQNIKASIKSEDLVTLIYTSGTTGNPKGVMLTHANILSNVTECAPLLPVNYQHRALSFLPLSHVYERMLNYLYTRCGISIYYAENINTVAENLKEVQPHIFVTVPRLLEKVYDKIVEKGASLTGVKKKLFYWALNLGHQFENNVNQGIFYNFQLWLANKIIFNKWREALGGNIIVIISGGAALQPRLAKVFWAAQVKVMEGYGLTETSPVIAVNRPVEGDSMVGTVGLVLPNVEVKIAPDGEILTKGPHVMKGYYNKPDLTADVIDSEGWFHTGDIGEFIEGRFLKITDRKKEMFKTSGGKYIAPQVIENKFKESRIIEQIMVVGDGRKFASALIVPSIIGLKSWCSIKGIPFSDESTILNEPAVIEKFEKEVELYNESFAQFEKIKKFQLIKAPWTIESGELTPTLKLKRKVILENFKEVIERMYSEP, encoded by the coding sequence ATGGAATTTAAAAGACTATTCGATTTGCTTGAGTATCAGGTAAAAAACTTCCCCAAAGATGATGCTCTCGCCTGCAAAATAAACGGCACCTGGAAAAAATTCAGTTCGCTTGACTATGCAACCATAGCAGATAAACTAAGCACTGGCCTTCTCAAACTCGGGATAAAAAAGGATGATAAAGTTGCTATAGTTTCGCCAAACAGACCGGAATGGAATTTTGTTGACATAGCTCTCCAGCAAATAGGGGCAGTGGGTGTACCTGTTTATCCTACAAATACTGTAGAAAACTACAATTTTATTTTCAGAGATGCAGATGTAAAACTGATTTTTGTTGCTGACCAGGAGCTACATGAGAAGTCAAAGGAAGCTGCTGTAGGAATAACTTCTGTCAGAGATATTTACTGTTTTGATAGCATTGATGGTGTAAAAAACTGGAGTGAGATCAAAACTCTTGGAGAAGAAATTAATGCAATTGAACTTCAAAATATAAAGGCCTCGATTAAATCTGAAGACCTTGTAACTTTGATTTATACTTCCGGCACTACAGGAAACCCAAAAGGAGTAATGCTAACCCATGCCAATATTCTGAGCAACGTTACGGAATGTGCTCCTTTGTTGCCTGTAAACTATCAGCACAGAGCCTTAAGCTTCCTGCCACTCAGCCATGTTTATGAAAGAATGCTCAACTATCTGTACACACGTTGTGGAATTTCAATTTATTATGCAGAAAATATTAACACAGTTGCGGAAAATCTGAAAGAAGTGCAGCCGCACATTTTTGTTACTGTTCCAAGGCTTCTGGAGAAAGTTTATGATAAAATAGTAGAAAAAGGAGCCTCTTTAACGGGGGTAAAAAAGAAATTATTTTATTGGGCACTCAATTTGGGACACCAGTTTGAAAATAATGTAAATCAAGGGATTTTTTATAACTTTCAACTTTGGTTGGCCAACAAAATTATATTTAACAAATGGAGAGAAGCGCTCGGTGGAAATATAATTGTGATCATTTCAGGTGGAGCTGCTTTGCAGCCCAGACTGGCAAAAGTATTCTGGGCAGCTCAGGTAAAGGTGATGGAAGGTTACGGTCTCACAGAAACCTCGCCTGTTATTGCAGTCAATCGGCCGGTGGAAGGGGACAGTATGGTGGGGACAGTAGGTTTGGTTTTGCCTAATGTAGAAGTAAAAATTGCTCCGGATGGAGAAATTTTAACAAAAGGTCCACATGTAATGAAAGGCTATTACAATAAGCCTGATCTTACAGCTGACGTAATAGACAGCGAAGGCTGGTTCCATACCGGAGATATTGGTGAATTTATTGAAGGAAGATTTCTTAAGATCACAGATCGCAAGAAAGAAATGTTCAAAACTTCTGGAGGAAAATACATTGCACCTCAGGTCATTGAGAATAAATTCAAAGAATCCAGGATTATTGAGCAGATAATGGTGGTAGGTGACGGAAGAAAATTCGCTTCTGCATTGATAGTGCCGTCTATTATAGGTCTTAAATCCTGGTGTTCCATAAAAGGAATTCCATTTTCAGATGAATCTACTATTTTAAATGAACCGGCCGTAATCGAAAAGTTTGAAAAAGAAGTCGAATTGTATAATGAAAGTTTTGCACAGTTTGAAAAAATAAAAAAATTTCAACTTATAAAAGCACCCTGGACAATCGAGTCAGGAGAACTGACACCTACTTTGAAGCTAAAAAGAAAGGTAATTCTTGAAAATTTTAAAGAGGTGATTGAAAGGATGTATTCAGAACCTTAA
- a CDS encoding DUF4380 domain-containing protein: MRRDFIKAIFFSAAFMAAATTFAQKKKATQTVKIESPAAGEQTYKVSLGSTVMAIDAGQGARITSFTLGGKEIIGPGGSTFWTSPQDPWGWPPIPEHHDKPYKVTATKNSVEFTSEKDAKLGVVIKKNITANPSDSSFVVSYTITNESGKELKVAPWENTRTKKSSITFYPRGEKEFEQSSPVMSVLKMNDIDGIRWFAYSPDRVTDGNMAKLYADGSEGWIANTDEGLLLVKKFQDTKASERAPGEGEIEIFADTQNPFIEMEQQGAYKTLAPGAKLTWQVKWYLRSLPSNVTKEEGNAQLVKIVRSIVKK, from the coding sequence ATGAGAAGAGATTTTATTAAAGCCATTTTTTTCAGTGCAGCATTCATGGCTGCTGCCACCACTTTTGCACAAAAGAAAAAAGCAACGCAAACAGTAAAAATTGAAAGTCCTGCCGCAGGTGAACAGACTTACAAAGTATCGTTGGGCAGTACAGTCATGGCAATTGATGCGGGGCAGGGTGCAAGAATAACATCTTTTACTCTTGGTGGAAAAGAAATTATTGGTCCGGGAGGTTCTACATTCTGGACTAGTCCTCAGGACCCATGGGGCTGGCCTCCCATTCCGGAGCACCATGATAAGCCATACAAAGTCACAGCTACAAAGAATTCTGTTGAATTTACAAGCGAAAAAGACGCAAAATTAGGAGTGGTAATAAAGAAGAATATTACCGCAAATCCATCCGATTCAAGTTTCGTTGTGTCTTATACCATAACTAACGAAAGCGGAAAAGAGCTGAAGGTTGCTCCATGGGAGAATACCAGGACAAAAAAATCATCTATAACTTTTTATCCAAGAGGAGAAAAAGAATTTGAGCAAAGCAGTCCTGTGATGAGTGTTTTAAAGATGAATGATATTGATGGGATAAGATGGTTTGCTTACTCACCTGATAGAGTGACAGATGGCAATATGGCAAAACTGTATGCAGATGGAAGTGAAGGTTGGATAGCAAATACAGATGAAGGCCTTTTACTGGTGAAAAAATTCCAAGATACAAAAGCAAGTGAACGTGCACCAGGTGAGGGAGAGATAGAGATTTTTGCAGATACACAGAATCCATTTATTGAAATGGAACAACAAGGAGCATACAAAACTCTTGCTCCGGGAGCAAAGTTAACCTGGCAGGTAAAGTGGTATTTGAGATCATTGCCAAGCAATGTAACAAAAGAGGAAGGGAATGCCCAGCTGGTTAAGATCGTGAGGTCAATCGTTAAAAAATAA
- a CDS encoding DNA alkylation repair protein, producing MEKAESELEKIVSQLKSQARPEILPSLSKFGVNTEKAFGISIPVLRNMAKVHRKDHLLAIELWKTDIHEARILASMIDDPAKVQEKQMDWWVNDFNSWDLCDQVCLNLFRKTPFAFEKAKAWTEEEDEFVRRAGFVLIATLAVHDKKGKDERFSALFSLIEKHSNDERNFVKKAVNWALRQIGKRNEKLHQEAIILAERIISQDSKSSKWIANNALVELKSKKVVDRIQKKK from the coding sequence ATGGAAAAGGCTGAATCAGAATTGGAAAAGATAGTCTCTCAGCTGAAGTCCCAGGCACGACCTGAAATACTTCCCTCACTTTCAAAATTTGGAGTCAATACAGAAAAAGCATTTGGTATCTCTATACCTGTATTGAGAAACATGGCAAAAGTCCATAGGAAGGACCACTTGCTTGCGATTGAACTCTGGAAAACTGATATACATGAAGCAAGAATACTGGCCTCAATGATTGATGACCCAGCAAAGGTTCAGGAAAAACAAATGGATTGGTGGGTAAACGATTTTAATTCCTGGGATTTGTGTGATCAGGTGTGTTTAAATCTTTTTAGGAAAACACCGTTTGCTTTTGAAAAGGCTAAAGCTTGGACAGAAGAAGAGGATGAATTTGTAAGAAGGGCAGGGTTTGTATTGATAGCTACCCTGGCGGTTCATGATAAAAAAGGTAAGGATGAAAGGTTTTCAGCATTATTTTCTTTAATAGAAAAGCATTCAAATGATGAAAGAAACTTTGTGAAGAAAGCTGTAAACTGGGCTTTGAGACAGATTGGCAAAAGAAACGAAAAACTGCATCAGGAAGCGATTATATTAGCCGAAAGAATTATAAGTCAGGATAGTAAATCCTCAAAATGGATTGCTAACAATGCTTTGGTAGAATTAAAAAGTAAAAAAGTGGTAGATAGAATTCAAAAGAAGAAATAA
- a CDS encoding glycosyltransferase family 2 protein gives MKLEKLTIIIPTYNEGKTLYQILDKIRLVQLHYNTRKEVIVIDDASIDDTSEVIFLFKSKYPDFPIIHHKHDINKGKGAALHTGIKMATGDFLLIQDADLEYDPEDYNDLLKPVYSGVADVVYGSRFMGSKPHRVLFFWHYLGNKFVTFLSNLFTNLNLTDMETCYKVFDTKLIQDLDLKEKRFGFEPEITAKIAKVPGIRIYEVGISYYGRTYAEGKKISWKDGFWAVLCIIRYNLFK, from the coding sequence ATGAAGCTTGAAAAGCTTACAATTATTATCCCCACTTATAATGAAGGAAAAACATTATATCAAATTTTGGATAAAATACGCCTGGTGCAGCTTCATTATAATACTAGGAAAGAAGTAATTGTAATAGATGATGCTTCTATAGATGATACTTCAGAAGTTATATTTTTATTTAAAAGCAAATACCCTGATTTTCCAATTATTCATCATAAACACGATATAAACAAAGGTAAAGGAGCCGCTCTTCACACAGGAATAAAAATGGCAACCGGAGATTTTCTTTTAATACAGGATGCTGACCTGGAATATGATCCTGAAGATTATAATGATCTTCTAAAGCCCGTCTATTCAGGTGTTGCGGATGTTGTTTATGGTTCAAGGTTTATGGGAAGCAAACCACATAGGGTCCTTTTTTTCTGGCATTATCTTGGAAATAAGTTTGTGACTTTTTTATCAAACCTCTTCACCAACCTAAACCTTACTGATATGGAAACATGCTATAAAGTCTTTGATACGAAACTTATTCAGGATCTTGATCTGAAGGAAAAAAGATTTGGTTTTGAACCGGAAATTACCGCTAAAATTGCAAAAGTTCCGGGTATCAGAATTTATGAAGTAGGCATTTCTTATTATGGTCGAACATATGCAGAAGGGAAAAAAATAAGCTGGAAAGATGGCTTTTGGGCTGTACTGTGTATAATCCGCTACAATCTTTTTAAATAG
- a CDS encoding DUF2147 domain-containing protein, translating to MKKIFALFLLALSFTVFSADSLAQYSGDEVIGIWETPGDDNGRIEIFKSANKYYGKIIWLKRKGENGEVLTDKNNPNKALQNRPIIGAEILKGFVFNKDEDRWEDGEIYDPKSGNTYSCQISLQDKNTMKVRGYIGFSLIGRTEYWKRVK from the coding sequence ATGAAAAAAATCTTTGCTCTTTTTCTATTAGCCCTTTCCTTTACGGTTTTTTCTGCTGATTCACTTGCTCAATACTCAGGAGATGAAGTAATCGGAATATGGGAAACACCAGGAGATGACAATGGCAGGATTGAAATATTCAAATCGGCCAATAAATATTATGGTAAAATAATATGGCTGAAAAGAAAAGGTGAGAATGGAGAAGTTCTAACCGACAAAAATAATCCCAATAAGGCATTACAAAATCGACCTATCATTGGCGCTGAAATTCTGAAAGGATTTGTATTTAACAAAGACGAAGATAGGTGGGAAGATGGTGAAATATATGATCCTAAAAGTGGTAATACTTATAGTTGCCAAATTTCCCTTCAGGACAAAAATACTATGAAAGTCAGAGGATATATAGGATTTTCATTGATTGGGAGAACGGAATATTGGAAGCGGGTGAAGTAA
- a CDS encoding T9SS type A sorting domain-containing protein has protein sequence MQFLKLRKPLTALLLSIAIGNASAQNPGFDPPEGFKNDVPEKETKTGHLLYLKTYYAGCVTKDIENKDVINPDCAKFKDVKSLTIDYKNPMNDLSWVKYFTKLEKLSVRWNYVKTLPDSFPATLKTIDLYSNSISLDEASALKHLPAGLESLSLGNQSVIQAVTVIPPLPSNLKYLELTASNIAALPDSLPSGLTTLWLGSNKIQSANAALANSNVKILNLSYNKLTTITLPSRVTNLYLNNNALENIQVNTTIDSLKEINVSNNKLTNLPTLPSALTSLNAENNLISNLGVLPSNLVNLAVSKNQLTGLPTLPAGLKNLSVSNNLLTVVPSIPLNLEYLYLDSNKITALPALPANLLYLDISYNNINGVLTSLPSSLYYLNISNTNITSFTAPAALNTLNFSKTKVTSFSGALPSGLAELYCENNSLSSIPTLPESLYRIKAKGNLFACLPNFPENLADSDIQLVCNKNCWRVLYGDWNSSSSWSQGTVPTQNDDVLIINGSPNINASNLAVKNLDIRNSVVSGPYSLSVKGDITNSGSFFNYPVIMDGSTASQTIKGKSTSVYYPSLNTYQTNPDIFKHLIIKNPQGIVYKGSDYSLDTLSVLNGFIDANYDTLWINALDECITPVANFVRNGLIGKAQSVTSGWSFVGNPMINQTLATLNASIPLGFGGKNQSIYSYDGKNTSLNHWVAPTGLSSAYTPGTGFRVYSFQSDRIIFAGTPFRGTKDLNVTFDAAGYDNGGWNLVANPYLSPIDWTNADGWTKTNITSGIYIWNPAKSGYASYVNGASTNDGGPTIATGQAFFIKANGANPKLIVNENAKSKQSNSFLRSGFVQPSLKVLLNDKTEELSDELLFRAADGSTGNFDDDFDAYKLPGSVVNISTKSSDGKDLSINSLPDLSGTFPLNITTARTGKFSLSFKNIETLEGTNAYLLDKLLGTEVEISNETDYEFTTNTTETPDRFRVSFTSVVTGSHKSIIESAPLVYPNPAKDQVTLTLGRAKNADVVLINPMGLEIAQWSDVQEGSLQMPLLAESGIYILKVKSNEEIFVYKIVKL, from the coding sequence ATGCAATTTTTAAAATTACGAAAACCATTGACGGCCTTGCTGCTGTCAATTGCAATTGGCAATGCCTCTGCTCAAAATCCAGGATTCGATCCTCCTGAAGGATTTAAAAACGATGTTCCTGAAAAAGAAACGAAGACTGGACATCTGTTATATTTAAAAACCTATTATGCCGGTTGTGTCACAAAAGACATTGAAAACAAGGATGTCATAAACCCAGATTGTGCAAAATTTAAGGATGTAAAGTCATTAACAATTGACTATAAAAATCCAATGAATGATTTAAGCTGGGTAAAATATTTCACAAAGCTGGAGAAGCTTTCAGTCAGATGGAACTATGTTAAAACCCTTCCGGATTCATTTCCTGCAACTTTAAAAACTATAGACTTATACAGCAACTCCATTTCTTTAGATGAGGCAAGTGCACTAAAACATTTACCAGCAGGTTTAGAATCTCTGTCTCTTGGAAATCAATCAGTAATACAAGCAGTAACAGTTATTCCTCCTTTACCATCTAATCTGAAATACCTGGAGTTGACGGCCAGCAATATCGCGGCTCTTCCTGATAGCCTGCCTTCCGGTCTTACAACTTTATGGTTAGGATCAAACAAAATTCAGTCTGCAAATGCTGCACTGGCTAACAGTAATGTTAAGATTCTGAATTTAAGTTACAATAAACTGACAACAATAACTTTACCATCGAGAGTTACGAATTTGTATCTTAATAATAATGCTCTTGAAAACATTCAGGTAAATACTACAATTGATAGTCTTAAAGAGATAAATGTTTCAAACAATAAGCTGACTAACTTACCGACACTTCCCTCCGCTCTTACTTCTTTAAATGCAGAGAATAATTTAATTTCTAATCTGGGGGTTCTGCCATCAAATCTGGTAAACTTGGCTGTATCAAAAAACCAACTGACTGGTTTACCAACTTTACCTGCTGGTCTTAAAAACTTATCAGTATCCAACAATTTACTTACAGTTGTTCCATCCATACCTTTGAATCTGGAATATCTGTATTTGGATTCCAATAAAATAACAGCGCTGCCAGCACTTCCTGCAAATCTGTTGTATCTTGATATAAGTTATAATAATATCAATGGTGTACTTACTTCGCTTCCTTCAAGTCTTTATTACCTTAACATATCAAATACAAACATCACCTCTTTTACAGCGCCTGCAGCACTAAATACTTTAAACTTCTCGAAAACCAAAGTTACTTCGTTTTCAGGTGCACTACCTTCCGGTTTAGCGGAACTTTACTGTGAAAACAACAGTCTGTCAAGCATTCCGACTTTGCCTGAGTCCTTATATAGAATTAAAGCTAAAGGAAATCTCTTTGCATGTTTGCCAAACTTTCCTGAGAACTTAGCTGATAGTGACATTCAGTTAGTTTGCAACAAGAACTGTTGGAGAGTATTATATGGTGACTGGAATAGCAGCTCAAGCTGGTCTCAAGGAACAGTTCCCACGCAAAACGATGATGTTTTAATTATAAATGGTTCTCCTAATATCAATGCTTCGAACCTTGCTGTAAAAAATCTGGATATTAGAAACTCAGTAGTTTCAGGTCCATATTCACTATCGGTAAAAGGAGATATAACAAACAGCGGATCCTTTTTTAACTATCCTGTTATAATGGATGGAAGTACTGCAAGTCAGACTATAAAAGGAAAATCGACAAGTGTTTATTACCCTTCATTAAATACATATCAAACCAATCCTGACATTTTCAAACATTTAATCATAAAAAACCCTCAAGGCATAGTTTACAAAGGTTCAGATTATAGCCTTGACACTTTATCGGTTCTAAATGGTTTTATAGATGCTAATTATGATACATTATGGATAAATGCATTGGATGAATGCATAACACCCGTAGCCAATTTTGTAAGAAACGGATTAATTGGCAAGGCACAGAGTGTAACAAGTGGCTGGTCATTTGTTGGAAACCCAATGATCAATCAGACACTTGCAACTCTTAACGCATCAATTCCTCTGGGTTTTGGTGGAAAAAATCAAAGTATTTATTCCTATGATGGCAAAAATACAAGTTTAAATCACTGGGTGGCACCAACTGGCTTATCTAGTGCATATACGCCAGGTACCGGGTTCAGAGTTTACAGTTTCCAATCAGACAGAATTATTTTTGCAGGAACTCCTTTCCGTGGCACAAAAGATCTGAATGTTACTTTCGATGCTGCCGGATATGACAATGGAGGCTGGAACCTTGTTGCCAACCCCTATCTTTCCCCAATTGATTGGACAAATGCTGATGGCTGGACAAAAACCAATATCACAAGTGGAATATATATCTGGAATCCTGCAAAATCTGGTTACGCATCTTATGTGAACGGAGCTTCGACAAACGATGGAGGTCCTACTATTGCAACAGGACAGGCTTTCTTTATCAAGGCAAATGGTGCAAACCCAAAACTGATTGTTAATGAAAATGCAAAGTCAAAACAGTCAAACAGTTTTTTAAGATCAGGATTTGTTCAACCTTCTTTAAAAGTTTTATTAAATGATAAAACTGAAGAGTTGTCCGATGAATTGCTATTCCGCGCAGCTGATGGTTCCACTGGAAACTTTGATGATGATTTTGATGCCTATAAATTACCTGGAAGTGTTGTCAACATTTCTACCAAATCTTCAGACGGAAAAGACCTTTCAATCAACTCTCTTCCTGATCTTTCAGGCACTTTTCCATTGAACATTACCACCGCAAGAACTGGGAAATTCTCTTTATCCTTCAAAAATATAGAAACTCTTGAAGGCACAAATGCTTATCTGTTAGATAAATTACTTGGTACGGAAGTAGAAATTTCTAATGAGACTGATTATGAATTTACAACCAATACTACTGAAACACCTGACCGATTCAGAGTTTCTTTCACTTCTGTGGTAACCGGTAGTCATAAGTCCATTATAGAATCTGCTCCGCTTGTATACCCTAACCCTGCAAAAGATCAGGTAACCCTTACCCTTGGCAGAGCCAAAAATGCTGATGTTGTGCTTATAAACCCAATGGGTCTAGAAATAGCACAATGGTCTGATGTTCAGGAAGGATCTCTTCAAATGCCACTGTTAGCAGAAAGCGGTATATATATTCTAAAAGTGAAGAGCAACGAAGAAATATTTGTGTACAAAATTGTAAAGTTATAA
- a CDS encoding DUF4345 domain-containing protein: protein MYTHGAFVLINWRKEQQAFFEDTLILSSGQQTSYMIRFINFCGIFIICLTALGILMVSVMAFSNPQAVMDLVQVKLSNNDAYSSIRGVYGGAGLTISITLVYLLFKNRLQGLAFVAILCGFYSLSRIITVFSEGALGSFGTNWMVIEGVLCITALALLVANRRLSRV, encoded by the coding sequence ATGTACACGCATGGCGCATTTGTGCTAATAAATTGGCGTAAAGAGCAACAAGCTTTCTTTGAAGATACGCTTATTTTGTCATCAGGACAACAAACTTCATATATGATCAGATTTATAAATTTTTGCGGAATATTCATCATTTGCCTGACAGCTTTAGGAATTCTGATGGTAAGTGTGATGGCATTTTCTAATCCTCAGGCAGTAATGGACTTAGTTCAGGTCAAGCTTTCTAATAATGATGCATATAGCTCTATCCGGGGAGTTTATGGTGGTGCAGGACTCACCATTTCGATTACGTTAGTTTACCTTCTTTTTAAAAACAGACTTCAGGGTCTGGCATTTGTTGCAATTCTTTGTGGTTTTTATTCTCTTTCAAGAATTATTACTGTGTTTTCTGAAGGTGCTCTTGGAAGTTTTGGAACAAACTGGATGGTAATAGAGGGGGTATTGTGTATTACAGCCTTAGCTCTGTTAGTTGCAAACAGAAGGCTTTCCAGGGTTTAA